A single Ascochyta rabiei chromosome 4, complete sequence DNA region contains:
- a CDS encoding Molecular chaperone (DnaJ super) — protein MVKETKLYDSLGVSSTATQEEIKKAYRKAALKWHPDKNKDNPQAAEKFKECSQAYEILSDPEKRQTYDQYGLEFILRGGQPAPEGADPGGNPFAGGGGFPFAGAGGMPGGGGGARTFHFSTGGGGGGANGFNFSNPESIFSEFFRSGGGGGMGGDDDDFGGFGMGGMPGGMGGSRGGRAPGGRFSGGRRAPEPEVTVVEKPLAITLEELFNGTTKKLKIKRKTFDQATGKQSTQDRILEVPIKKGLKAGSKIKFSDVGDQVEGGTQDLHFVVAEKPHTLFTREGDDVKRTIELDLKEALTGWRRTVQTIDGKQLSVGSSGPTGPTWTERYPNLGMPKSKKPNERGDFIVGVNIKFPTSLTLQQKEQLKTIL, from the exons ATGGTCAAAGAGACCAAACTTTACGATTCGTTAG GCGTATCATCGACAGCCACGCAAGAAGAAATCAAGAAAGCATATCGCAAAGCAGCGCTCAAATGGCACCCGGACAAGAACAAGGACAACCCGCAGGCAGCCGAGAAGTTCAAAG AATGCTCGCAAGCATACGAGATCCTCTCCGACCCCGAGAAGCGCCAGACATATGATCAGTACGGCCTCGAATTTATACTGCGCGGCGGCCAGCCTGCGCCAGAGGGTGCTGACCCCGGAGGCAACCCCTTcgctggcggcggtggcTTCCCCTTTGCTGGCGCTGGAGGTATGcctggcggcggtggcggcgcgCGCACATTCCACTTCTCGACTGGCGGCGGTGGGGGCGGTGCCAACGGCTTCAACTTCTCGAATCCAGAGAGCATCTTTTCCGAATTCTTtcgcagcggcggcggcggcggtatgggcggcgacgacgacgacttcGGTGGGTTTGGAATGGGCGGCATGCCCGGTGGCATGGGGGGCTCGCGCGGTGGCAGGGCGCCAGGAGGTCGGTTCTCGGGAGGCAGGAGGGCGCCCGAGCCCGAAGTCACAGTCGTTGAGAAGCCGCTGGCGATCACGCTTGAGGAGCTGTTCAATGGCACAACGAAGAAGCTCAAGATCAAGCGGAAGACGTTCGACCAGGCCACGGGCAAGCAGAGCACGCAGGACCGGATCCTGGAGGTACCTATCAAGAAGGGCCTGAAAGCCGGCAGCAAGATCAAGTTCTCCGACGTCGGCGACCAGGTCGAGGGCGGGACACAGGACCTGCACTTTGTCGTTGCGGAG AAACCGCACACCCTCTTCACCCGCGAAGGCGACGACGTCAAGCGCACCATCGAACTCGACCTCAAAGAAGCCCTGACTGGCTGGCGGCGCACCGTGCAAACAATCGACGGCAAGCAATTGAGCGTGGGCAGCAGCGGGCCTACAGGCCCTACCTGGACAGAGCGCTACCCCAACCTCGGCATGCCTAAGAGCAAGAAGCCCAACGAGCGCGGCGACTTCATCGTCGGCGTCAACATCAAGTTCCCCACTAGCCTGACGCTGCAGCAGAAAGAGCAGCTCAAGACGATCTTGTAG
- a CDS encoding centromere/microtubule-binding protein cbf5 — protein MALVQTNPDAYVIKPEAAAPAIDTSDWPLLLKNYSDLLVRTSHYTPIPQGCAPLARDLKSYISSGVINLDKPSNPSSHEVVSWIKRMLRVEKTGHSGTLDPKVTGCLIVCIDRATRLVKSQQGAGKEYVCVIRMHDKLPGGEAQFARALETLTGALFQRPPLISAVKRQLRIRTIHESKLYEFDNERQLGVFWVSCEAGTYIRTLCVHLGLLLGVGAHMQELRRVRSGAMDETKDLVTLHDVLDAQWLHDNNRDESYLRHVISPLESLLTSYKRIVVKDSSVNAICYGAKLMLPGLLRFEKGIEIHEEIVLMTTKGEAIALAYAQMSAVEMTSCDHGVVAKIKRVIMERDLYPRRWGMGPVATEKKKMKEAGTLDKFGRPNEKTPAKWNTEYKDFNRTDVESAPLAETTSTAEVLAAPAVAPTGEAPEASGASEKTKKRKHDEEETAEEKAERKRKKKEEKAAKKAKKEKRKSKAADSDSDSD, from the exons ATGGCTCTCGTGCAGACCAACCCCGATGCCTACGTGATCAAGCCAGAGGCCGCTGCGCCTGCCATCGACACCAGCGACTGGCCGTTGCTACTCAAGAACTACAGCGACC TGCTCGTCCGCACATCGCATTATACCCCCATCCCGCAAGGATGCGCGCCCCTTGCGCGTGACCTCAAGTCGTACATCTCTTCCGGCGTCATCAACCTCGACAAGCCGTCGAACCCGTCTTCCCACGAGGTCGTCTCATGGATCAAGCGCATGCTCCG CGTCGAGAAGACAGGTCACTCGGGAACCCTCGATCCCAAGGTCACTGGGTGCTTGATTGTGTGCATTGACCGCGCTACTCGCCTCGTCAAGTCGCAGCAGGGCGCCGGAAAGGAGTACGTCTGCGTCATCCGCATGCACGACAAGTTGCCCGGCGGCGAGGCCCAGTTTGCGCGCGCCCTCGAGACCCTCACCGGTGCTCTCTTCCAGCGTCCCCCGCTCATCTCCGCCGTCAAGCGCCAGCTCCGTATCCGTACCATCCACGAGAGCAAGTTGTACGAGTTTGACAACGAGAGGCAGCTCGGTGTCTTCTGGGTCAGCTGCGAGGCCGGTACCTACATCCGTACTCTCTGTGTCCACTTGGGTCTGCTGCTCGGTGTCGGCGCCCACATGCAGGAGCTGCGTCGTGTAAGGTCCGGTGCCATGGACGAGACCAAGGACTTGGTTACCCTCCACGACGTCCTCGATGCCCAGTGGCTCCACGACAACAACCGCGACGAGTCGTACCTGCGCCACGTCATCTCTCCCCTCGAGAGCCTTCTGACCAGCTACAAGCGCATCGTCGTCAAGGACAGCTCCGTCAACGCTATCTGCTACGGTGCCAAGCTCATGCTTCCCGGTCTCCTCCGCTTCGAGAAGGGCATCGAGATCCACGAGGAGATTGTCCTCATGACCACCAAGGGTGAGGCTATTGCCCTTGCGTACGCCCAGATGTCCGCCGTCGAGATGACATCCTGCGACCACGGCGTTGTTGCCAAGATCAAGCGTGTCATCATGGAGCGCGACCTGTACCCCAGGCGATGGGGCATGGGCCCGGTTGCCActgagaagaagaagatgaaggAAGCTGGCACACTCGAT AAATTTGGCCGCCCTAACGAAAAGACCCCCGCCAAGTGGAACACCGAGTACAAGGACTTCAACAGGACCGACGTCGAGTCTGCACCTCTCGCTGAGACCACCTCCACTGCTGAAGTCCTCGCTGCTCCTGCCGTTGCCCCTACCGGTGAGGCCCCCGAGGCCAGCGGCGCGTCTGAGAAGACCAAGAAGCGCAAGCACGACGAGGAGGAGACAGCTGAGGAGAAGGCCGAGCGCAAGCGCAaaaagaaggaggagaaggcggccaagaaggccaagaaggagaagaggaagagtaAGGCGGccgacagcgacagcgactCTGACTGA